The nucleotide window GCcggattaattttttttttgtcatatttaATTGCTATATTGCTCTATGCAGTTGCGGAGACGTAAGACTATAAGAGTGACTTAGGGTGGTTGTGTCCTCCcctaaactttttttataaaaataattataatactatgattatgatattatatattagCCCTTGAAGTTTTTAAGTGTctactataaaaataaaataaaataaagtctatTGAAATTTCACCAAGTAAAAAAATGCATGAGGaggattaattattaattaatccTGTATATAATATATGAGAACTTGAAATTCAGTTTGTCTCATCTCTCTTTTGTGTTGCTTGTGCAGTTGTGCTGCTCGTTTAGTCGACTCTTAAGACCAGCCAACAAACTCACTGGTATATTACATTGTTATTTCCATATATAATAAAGAGTATTATAAAAAGAagcaattaatattataaaatatacataTGAGATAAacgatattttaaaaatgacaaaattgatgAGATAGAAATAGCTGTAATtgctagaaaaaaaaattatgactaGTTTGaccaaaacataataattgttGACATTTTGTATCAATAGTTCTATTATTGGTAAgcattatttttgtaacaagAAAAAATGCACCAATATGTTAGTGACGACAAAATTCCTTTGCTTTGTTGGCATATTTCTCACAAAAATGGGTTGGAAGCACGTTTTCAAATGTGTTTTGGTAGGAGACATTGCCAATAGGTCTCatatttttcttggtttttCATTCTTAAGATGGAAAGAAATATGCCAATTTGCCTGCAGAAAATCTTAGAAATCATGATCATACATGGTTGTCTTCATTTaatatgtttgaaaattatgctATAGATGATTAGATCTATTCTTACCAAAAATTCTATAGATCTATTAGTAATATTGGAAACATTATAAGATGACTTTGCAGGCTTAGAGCTTCCAAAATAAGATGTCAAACAAATTAGTGTTTTGTTTTCCAGTATAGATTGGGCCAGAGACTAATAAACCTtaaattattgtgttttttttgggtaaaagaaacaatattagttaatttaaattgataggTTAATATGAATCAAACAAACATCACATTATGattgaaaatcaaacaacgtcGTATTAAGATGAGAAATCAACCAATGTCGAATCGAGACTATAATTAAGTGAATTATTGATCTGctaatactaattttttattttacaccGTATAAAGAGGTTTACCTTAAAAAATGATGCATTGATGTATCTTTTTAatcatataatttttcattGTAGCTAATGTtatcgtgagcttaacttagttggtatgCACAATggataatatatgcaaggtccatgattcaaatcccgaccaccaaaaaaaaaatactacaaaaaatctagtgtttaaattttattttttttatagattttttaacATAAGTTTCTTAAAGTTCTACCGATGTCATCTTGATTGAGTCAAACTAAACCAACTTGTTGATCGATTGAGTTTGCTCTAAATTTCATGAGAAAAGATCGTAAAATTCTATGTTGTCGGCATCATTAAAAAAGATAGGTATAATTTATTACAATCTGAGAGTACGAAATATCTATTCTGTATActcataattttaattaaaatttcataaaaacaaatgttCATAATTTATATGCATTATCGAATATAAGACAGACAAGCAATTGCCTCCTTCACCCATTGCAGATGGAGGGTTTTAGGTGTAAATAGTTAACCTAGAATTATAGAGGTGCTGCCtggaaaacaaaaaaagaacaaatttggTTTATAAACCTATTTAAAGAGAACCACATCAATTAAACGAAACTACAAATATTAATTTCTTGTCATCGAAATCAGTCATCCATCAAtgttaatattgttttaaatCAAAAACCAAAGTTGAGACTGATTGTTCTTATTCAAACGTGTCTCAttttaataattgttcaaaccgtattttttaagttttacatAATGCATATAAAGAAGTTTATCATatgagtgttgttgttgttttcagtttttcatAGGTTTCTTTTacttaaaatgaaataatctttttttttaacaagccaaaatggaattaattaaatcaaaagGAGTGGTTCATTTCGTACAAGGCATGCAAAAGAGAACCACGTAAAGTTTGTACAAGACAGGTCACTGCTGCCacagaaaacaaaaagcaaatagaccaaaataaaaacagaagAAGAACAACAAAGTTATTGTAAAACTCTCATGCAAAGTAGAGGATGTCTCCACCAGTCATGATAGCTAAAAGAACAGGTTGACCTACACGCCTTTAACCACCGAAAGGAAACAAAAGGAGTGGTAGAATCTTATTTTTTGTATGTTGGTTTGATGtaatcttttaaaaacaactaatATCATATTAGTCTTTGAGTggactaatttaacttcttcaaacaAATATTAGTCTTTGAAGAACGAGTTGTGCGCCAAAACACATTAACAATATTAGTTGCattgagaaataaaaaacataatttttttaatgataaatatgaCATTAATGATAAAAACATGGAAATATTTTCCTCCGATAAATTAGAATAGttgttattaaatattaaaaagtggATGATGAATCCACGTGggcataactcagttggcagagaAATATATTGTTATATGTAGAGGTCAGGGTTTAAAtcacacttattcaccttaaaaaaggtgaattctaaccactaaactacctgacaaaaaaagtGTCTGATGAAAAATATTATCAAGTGACAAAGATGTCCATTCATTAAGTTACAAGGATTATATGTCTTAAAAGTAAGAAATGATTTGTAACTTACACAATGTCTTGTTATTTGAGCTATTACGGGgaaatttgttttaattgacattttttttttatgaaaattcaaattGTAAACATAGAGATAACAGAGGGAAGTTGAAAGGGAAAAAGACACAAAATGGTAGAATATCGGTGAATTATCAAATAATTAGAATGAGACAAGATATAGTTTTTGGTGGTAATTAAGTTTCATAGTTAAAAATAGATATGAAtgaaatatgcattttttttttagaggaatggGAATGTACACATAGTAACATCCAATGTTCGCATTTTAACtccaattttataaaaactCATGGAAAGAAAGTATAATAAAGACTTCTAATTAAAACAAAGGTTTTTTTGTCATATAGTATAATAAAGACTTATAAAGTATTGGTTCTCAACATAACCCCGTATCAAGTTAGACGTTGTATTTGAGGTTCGAACTCCCTCTACTTATGTATGAGAGTTTCATGGTTATTTATTGTTTCACTTATCTACCAGAAAAATGGGCTAAAGTTTAATGCATGTTTAACTCTCAAAAAAACATGTTTACTTATTTTTTGAAACGGCTAATATTATTCACATCGAGAGTATGCAAGGCGCACAACAAACTCGCGGGTAcacagaaaaataaacatacaaGCATCTCTTAAAGAAAAAGAGTATAATTTGTAATTTGTTCTAGACATTTACTTTTCAAGGGATAGCAATgcatattttaacaaaagaggATAAAAAACTGTAATTCAAGTGTATCTCTGGATAGTGTGTTGTAATTTACTCTTTAGcttatttcttcatttttattgttCTAAAGATTCTAACGACAAAACTTACACAAATACTAAATATTGAAAAGTGAAGAATTCTATTTCAAATTCACTTATGTAATACCAAACATCTTTACAACTAGCGTTTGAGTTATACTTACGATTAGGCATGACAATGGGGCGGGGGTGGGGACATGTTTTATCTTCCACGTCCCCATACCCTACTCTCATATACTTACTTGTTATCCTATCCATATCCAACGGAGATGCGAAATCGAATCTCATCCCCATCCTCGCGGGTTCGGGTATCCTCGACCCATCTCATCCCCGCAgtggataatatttttttataatataaataaaatattttccagcCCCGATCACAATCCAACaaagagatgatgatgatgatgatagatGACTATGGTGATTGAGAAGAGAGAGGCCGAAAGTGTGagatttgaaaagagaaaaaaagagaaCTATGATAAGTGAGTGTCGAGACTGATACTCTGACTGTGTGAGTAAAATAATTTAAGGTTTGAGTTTCCCTTTATATaagttttgttgccatgcctacttATGAtacttctctttcatttttagtgtaaaaaatacaagttttttttttcttccgattGTTGACGCCgacaaaaaagatagaaaagCTAGTAGTCTTTtctataagataagataagaaaattagcaaaacattaaaaactataaatttttGGACTACAAGAAAATTAGTAAAACATAAGTATtaaagaatataatttttttgataactaaatattctattcataaaaaaaactaaagaataatttacaaaaataaaaataaaatattaaagatttagatttgaccaaattcaaacaaaatattgaagaataaTAAATACAAAAGATTTGGTTTTGACCaaattcaaaagtaaaataaaaaaatgtagacaCGTATTTAACAATGCATTACCacttcatcaattaatgaatataaataataattcatgtattttcatattcattaattgataTGACAATACGTCATTGAATATATGAGTAAAATAAGTTTACACTGACGATGCATACAAATTAAATCTGAaagaatattattaattataagttttttttgaccCAATAAAAGTTTATtgaaatcctttcaaaaaaaaaagtttatttaaatGGTAAACAATTGACTCACTTACAAGACCGTGTTCGATTCTGGTTATCAATGAGAAAATTTCTTGATATCCTTCGTGATCCTAATGACTCACatacactttttatttttgggttatgctaaccggtgccccttaaacttaaaaaaaaaaagagaattattaccaaaaaaaagaaaactatgtTGATTTTTGGTggattaattacacaatttttaatgcaataaTTACTgtataatttcctttttagtATCCTTAATCAGTGCTCCaagggcaccggttaacattttatcaaaaattaattatattaatttaacaaaCAAATGTTAATTCTATGCTATGACaatagtttcatttttttaattttgcaaaacctttaaaaaaaagaaaaagaaatttgtaaaagtttgtaagaaaatatttaaatttttatattaaagaaaatatatctACTTCATCACTCACAAATACACAATCAAATGCATTCTTTGCGTTTTGCGTTTCGTTTGAACAATTGAAgaattcattttgaaacaacaacaactctttCTCATATATAAACCGTTTCAAAACCCTTATGTTTCATTTTCCCCcaaattcaaaaccctaaccctaatttctctctcaattttcccaatttctcaatttcacACCCCACCATGAGCAATGAGATTGTTCAAAAGCCTCCACCATCAATCCTCGTTGGTCGATTCAAAGCTTTGTTGAATCAACGTCGTGAAGAAGATCCTAGGTTGAGAAATTCGCAACCTTCAACAGAAGAAATTGTTCAGATTTACGAGCTTTTGTTGTCTGAACTCACGTGTAATGTTAAACCTATCATCACTGATCTTACTATCATTGCTGAACAACATCGTAATCATGCTAAAGGAATCGCTTTTGCTATTTGCAACCGTATTGTtgaggtttttgttttttacaccCCCTTTTGTAAAATTCCACACCATTGTTCAGATTAAGAgttattgttgttttcattgTTGTTAATTCAATTGTTGTCTATTTCATTGTtctatttgttttttactttatgaattttgtttattGCTATTCGATAGGAAAAAGTTTCGATTTTTAGTTCATTTCATTTGATGGGTTTCACAGTTTTggcgatttttttttatttataataattgttcatttgattaataattgtttatttgGGAATTGGAAATTGAAAGTAATGATTTTGATGTAATTGTGATTGTGTTAAACCGATTAGTAGCATCTGGgcaattgaaaataataaggATTACATGGTATATAACTATTATATAACTATAACTAATAATGAACGATGCTGTCAAATACCGGGTGTAgtgtagcggaatttgaacaaactacCGTCGTTTTGCGATTAGCTTTTTAGttaaagtgttgtcaaatagcagcaCTAGTCCTATAGCAGCACTGTagcatagcggaatttgaacaaaccactgTTTTCCGCGATTTGTTATTGATAACATTGTTAACAAATGCTAAAATTTAGAGATTCAAGTAAGTATAGTTAACCGTTAACACAATTGAGTAATTAAAAATCGATTTTCGGAACCTATAAAAGTGAAATACTTAGTGTATCAATGGTGGATTATAGAAGCCAGGGCACATAATTTCGTGTAATAATAATGGGGTTTACGGCCTATGGTGGATATAATAGGAATTGAGGACGATAGTGGCTTGCACGAAATCTGCCATGTCGTACTGCCATGGCGGCAATTTGACAACACTGGAAATACTatactatatttaatttttaaaggattTAGGCAGGCATTTCATCTGAAAAAAGGGAATTCGTTATTGTGCTTTTGCTGAAATGATTAAGTCTTTTGGTGACCTGCTCAAGTTGGAATACAGTGTTCCAAATCCTCACAGCTTTTCTTTTCTGTGAGTTTTTGTGCGTGCGTGCGTGTTATCTGAGTTACCTGTGTTTTAGGTTGCTTGTAGTAGAAATATATGAGAAAGAACATGGCTGCAATTGAATGTTAAACAATTTTCTGATTaaattgaatgattttggaaCATTAGCATATACTTGCTTGGAGTAAATATTAGGTTAAGTATATTGTTAGTCTTGCAGTCATGTATCACACATATTAGACTATTGATAATCCAGCTTActtcatatatatttcatgcctatgttaatatgttattttttagcTATATTTATAGCGTAGTATATTTGCTGTTATTGTTTTTAGACAAGCTATTAACCAAGGTTGTGTATTACTAGTAGCTTATGCTAGAAGATTGTTGGGTTGCTGGTGTCATGTCATCTACCTGACAGTTAGGTCAATTTGATAGAATTCTATCTATTATATATCTTGATTCTGTGTATATTCATTTCATCACTTTTGCATTTCAGAATAACCTATCGTATTCTTACCAGTTTGCGTTCTCTCCCAAGCTTCATCACCACTTATCATTTTCTATGAATACCTATAATGCCAATTTTCAACCCTCTTACTACGTAACACACACTTTTATCATTTCATACAAAGTATACAAAGTAACTAGTACATAGTTTGCTTTATCTTTGTCAACATTGGTGATTTCAGAGGcagaataataaaattgtttaattatgatACTGATGCCTCTTCTAAGTTTATATGGGCGTAGTTTGCTCGTACCAATGAGAAATAAGTTTGATTCTTTGTTGGAAAAATCATACAGGGACTCTTACAGAAGTATTGGTTCTTAACCTAACCCCgtatcaattttgatttttgagattAATTGTCACTAATCTCTTCTCTGAAATGGAAACTTTGTAAGAATTGGTTAAAGAATTCGGTAAATAACTGTGCAGTAAATCATTTTATAGTTGTCCAGAACACATAACTCATCATGCAAAATGTTGTCACTGACATGCCACTAAGTTTAGTGTGGAGACTGGAGAGtgattcctttttcttttctattttttcatttaCTATCTAGTTAATAGTTTGTAGTGTAAAATCAACGTCTCTATTATTATTCGAATCTCCGCTGTTTGTATCGTCTccaattgtttattttttttcaggTGTCTGCAGATCAAAAGCTACCTTCACTCTATCTCTTGGACAGTATTGTGAAGAATGTTGGCCAGGAATATGTTCGATACTTCTCGCAGCGTCTACCCGAAGTAGGTCATTTCGAgtttattgtaatttgattgaattcTTAAATGATTTAATTCTGTTATTGAAACTTATAGTTCTATTGTCTGCCTAGGTTTTCTGCGTGGCATACAGACAAGTTGATCCAAGTTTACATTCTGCTATGCGACATCTCTTTGGTACCTGGTCAAAAGTCTTCCCTCCTTCTGTCTTACGGAAGATTGACGTGGAATTGCAATTTTCTAAACCAGTTAATAATCAACCATCAGGCGTTAATTCCCTTAGGGCTTCTGAATCTCCTCGACCAACTCATGGGATACATGTTAACCCAAGATACGTAAGACAAATAGAACACTCTACTTCAGTTATTGATAGTGTAagtttttttcccttcaaatatGTACTCCTTACAAAATATTTTGGATGGAACTGCATCTCATTTAGTTGCGGATTTAATAAGGATGTGTTTGGCATCAATAATTTGCATATATtcagaaaaaaaagaaaaagaaactgaTTGCATGTAACCAGAAGCCAATGTGATTTTTGTGGAAAATATCTTTATTTTGCGCAGATGCTTTGTGtctcagattttttttctctagaaTCTTATgtcttaaaatattttaatttctgttGAGGCAGTCAGTCTTAGATGACATATTAGATACTTCTATTTCCTTGTATTCAGTAAGGACTTTGTTCTACGTGAAACTGGATTATGTTGCATCTGTTAGTTCCCTCTAGCAACAGATAACTCCTGCATACTACTATAAGATGTATTCTGACAGTGTGTTGGTTTCATCCTCACAGGTTGCAGGTGAAAGGTTAGACTCAACAGGAACTGCTGGAAATGCAAATTTCGGTCTTCTTGCTAGTAAGATTAATCAATTTGTCCCAAGTAGGGTTGGAAGATCATCGTCACCACCAAGAATTGGACTTGATAGGCATATGCCCTCATATATGGATGAATATTTAGCTGACAATTCTACTGGTAGGACAGTCGAGAGAGAATCTCCCCATCATGCTGTTGATTATGGCCTAGTTAAAGGATTAGGTAGAGAAGAAGAGTCGAGTGAGTGGTCGCGAAAGCCGTTTTCTGGTGATAGTCGGAAGAGATTTCAAACTTCTATGACATATAGCCTTAGTAACGGACAACCACGTCAAAATCCAAGAGCACTAATTGATGCCTATGGTAGTGACAAAAGCCAAGAAACTTCTGGCAGTAAGCCTTTGTTAGTTGAGCGGCTGGATAGAAATGGTATGGATAAGGTTATGACAACATCATGGCAGAATACTGAAGAGGAGGAGTTCGATTGGGAAGATATGAGTCCGACAGTAGTAGACCATGGTAGAAGTAATGGTTTCCTGCAACCAACTATCGGTTTCTCATCAGAAAAGCCTGTTACTGTTGCAGCCAATGCAACTTCTTCAGTGTCAAGGGTGTTTCCTGGTCTCAATTCAAATATTGAGTACCGTCCACCAGTTTTGCCTGCAGCTTTTGAAACAAGGCACTCCGTAAATGTGCATGCTCCACGTCCTCCCAGCATAACTCCTATATTTCCATCGAAGAATCCTGTTAGGAATCCTTTCGAATCAATAAATGCCAATAGTACCATTGTGAGTCATGGTCTAATCAATAGGCCTTTTCCTATGCATGAACAATCGTTGCACGGTGTTGAGAACAATGATATCAATAAAAGAAACCTGTATCAGCTACCTAATCAGCTTCCTGGTCTGATTTCATCTAACCCGCCAAACAGTGTACAAACACCGTCATTCCAGTTTTTTCCACCTCAGGATCCAGCAGCGTCACAATTTACTTATAGGCCATCTTTGCCAGGTCATGGTCCTGCTATGAGTAACCCCCTGCCAAATGTACGACCTGTTATGCCACTCCCTTTGCCAGGCCAAAGAATCGGAAACAACTCTTTTCATTTCCAGGGGGGAGCTTTGCGACCTTTACCTCCACCTGGCCCACATGCTCCATCCCAGATGCCACCTCATCCCAATCCTAGTCCATTTGTACCAAACCAACAGCCAACTGTTGGATATTCTAATTTGATTAATTCACTCATGGCCCAAGGTGTAATCTCATTGACTAATCAAGCCCCTTCACAGGTAACTAAATCTAtcttaactttttcttttaaattcctGTTTTCCTTCCATTTTTGACTTGCTTGCTTACCAACTTTGTAATTATATTATGTTTGTAGGATTTTGTTGGCATTGAGTTTGATCCAGATACTCTGAAGGTTCGTCATGAATCTGCAATCAGTGCCTTATACGGTAATCTTCCTAGACAGTGCACAACTTGTGGCCTCCGATTCAAATCCCAAGACGAGCACAGCAGTCACATGGATTGGCATGTGACTAAGAACCGTATGTCTAAAAACCGTAAGCAGAAGCCCTCTCGTAAATGGTTTGTGAGTGAGACGATGTGGCTTAGTGGTGCAGAGGCATTGGGAACTGAATCAGCTCCAGGTTTTTTGCCAACCGAGACCACtgaggaaaagaaagaagatgaagagttGGCAGTTCCGGCCGACGAGGACCAAAATACATGTGCATTATGTGGAGAACCTTTTGAAGAGTTTTACAGTGATGAAACGGAGGAGTGGATGTATAGAGGAGCTGTATACCTTAATGCG belongs to Medicago truncatula cultivar Jemalong A17 chromosome 6, MtrunA17r5.0-ANR, whole genome shotgun sequence and includes:
- the LOC25495279 gene encoding polyadenylation and cleavage factor homolog 4, producing the protein MSNEIVQKPPPSILVGRFKALLNQRREEDPRLRNSQPSTEEIVQIYELLLSELTCNVKPIITDLTIIAEQHRNHAKGIAFAICNRIVEVSADQKLPSLYLLDSIVKNVGQEYVRYFSQRLPEVFCVAYRQVDPSLHSAMRHLFGTWSKVFPPSVLRKIDVELQFSKPVNNQPSGVNSLRASESPRPTHGIHVNPRYVRQIEHSTSVIDSVAGERLDSTGTAGNANFGLLASKINQFVPSRVGRSSSPPRIGLDRHMPSYMDEYLADNSTGRTVERESPHHAVDYGLVKGLGREEESSEWSRKPFSGDSRKRFQTSMTYSLSNGQPRQNPRALIDAYGSDKSQETSGSKPLLVERLDRNGMDKVMTTSWQNTEEEEFDWEDMSPTVVDHGRSNGFLQPTIGFSSEKPVTVAANATSSVSRVFPGLNSNIEYRPPVLPAAFETRHSVNVHAPRPPSITPIFPSKNPVRNPFESINANSTIVSHGLINRPFPMHEQSLHGVENNDINKRNLYQLPNQLPGLISSNPPNSVQTPSFQFFPPQDPAASQFTYRPSLPGHGPAMSNPLPNVRPVMPLPLPGQRIGNNSFHFQGGALRPLPPPGPHAPSQMPPHPNPSPFVPNQQPTVGYSNLINSLMAQGVISLTNQAPSQDFVGIEFDPDTLKVRHESAISALYGNLPRQCTTCGLRFKSQDEHSSHMDWHVTKNRMSKNRKQKPSRKWFVSETMWLSGAEALGTESAPGFLPTETTEEKKEDEELAVPADEDQNTCALCGEPFEEFYSDETEEWMYRGAVYLNAPNGITTGMDRSQLGSIIHAKCRSESTPCEDFVMDEGGTYEEGSQRKRMRS